A stretch of the Saccharolobus caldissimus genome encodes the following:
- a CDS encoding PaREP1 family protein: MESKIPTIEKHRDAYIKIKIIESLEELTLASKLLKEGFSRNSAGKIFLSWKAFISALTVMNLEKMPKDEKEKEWYYKTGFLAPTTGLKGISQRLEELGYKVNHLTSTALALHRYAYNGLYKGASDYSDRNEAIRDIISLSQEIIALVREYFKNYWDDEIENHYRIAEKELRKLLS; the protein is encoded by the coding sequence ATGGAGTCAAAAATACCAACAATCGAAAAGCACAGAGATGCTTATATTAAGATCAAGATAATCGAAAGCTTAGAAGAACTGACATTAGCGTCAAAGTTACTGAAGGAGGGTTTTAGTAGGAATTCAGCCGGCAAAATTTTCCTATCATGGAAGGCATTTATTAGTGCTTTAACAGTGATGAATTTAGAAAAAATGCCTAAAGACGAGAAAGAGAAGGAATGGTATTATAAGACCGGCTTTCTAGCCCCTACAACCGGTTTAAAAGGGATTTCACAGAGGTTAGAAGAACTGGGATATAAGGTAAACCATTTAACTTCTACAGCGTTAGCCTTACATAGGTATGCCTATAATGGATTGTATAAGGGCGCTAGCGATTACTCCGATAGAAATGAGGCAATTAGAGATATAATTTCCCTTTCACAGGAGATAATAGCTTTGGTTAGAGAGTATTTTAAAAATTACTGGGATGATGAGATTGAAAACCATTACAGAATTGCGGAAAAGGAGTTAAGAAAACTGTTAAGCTAG
- a CDS encoding PaREP1 family protein yields MERHNCKFSRTLGSWILNEWNASYSLHVWGSHEAKLSVNDNR; encoded by the coding sequence TTGGAGAGGCATAATTGTAAATTTTCAAGAACGCTAGGTAGTTGGATACTTAATGAGTGGAACGCTTCTTATTCTCTCCACGTTTGGGGATCTCATGAGGCTAAACTTTCAGTAAACGATAATAGATAA
- a CDS encoding metallophosphoesterase family protein — protein sequence MILLISDLHKSLNSIEEMESVKWLLDLLDDLKPDYLIGAGDWGEGMTIDDFSNILSRTRLIAVYGNHENFSIIKSFSIRDGQIIRVGKMRITGINGLIGDNKNYGIHPDKFLKIISKLKDIDILISHQPPYLPEIYPKMRYNEATELMLQAVEQIKPKLYFNGHMTAGCYSYYEFEWGKYLRVDSSSRFRCYAIIDKDVTVYQRGEEIFNFSL from the coding sequence ATGATATTATTAATAAGCGATCTACATAAGAGCCTTAATAGTATAGAGGAAATGGAGTCAGTTAAATGGCTATTAGATCTCTTAGACGATCTAAAACCGGATTACCTGATCGGGGCTGGCGATTGGGGAGAAGGAATGACAATAGACGATTTTTCCAATATTCTTTCAAGAACTAGGTTAATAGCAGTTTACGGTAATCACGAGAATTTTTCAATAATAAAGAGTTTTTCAATAAGAGATGGTCAAATAATAAGAGTTGGAAAAATGAGGATTACGGGAATTAATGGTCTAATAGGGGACAATAAGAATTATGGAATCCATCCAGATAAATTTCTAAAAATAATAAGTAAATTGAAAGATATAGACATATTAATCAGTCACCAACCCCCTTATCTTCCTGAAATATATCCTAAAATGAGATACAATGAAGCTACTGAATTAATGTTACAGGCCGTAGAACAGATTAAACCTAAGCTCTACTTTAACGGCCATATGACTGCCGGTTGCTACTCCTATTACGAATTCGAATGGGGTAAATATCTTAGAGTAGATAGCTCATCAAGATTCAGATGCTATGCAATAATAGATAAAGATGTAACAGTCTATCAACGAGGAGAGGAAATCTTTAATTTTAGTCTATAA
- a CDS encoding divalent metal cation transporter — protein MSIRDSVKLFGPAWIALLADADAASIIGGLSTGEEYGYKLIWFVLVLAIPLFIIQEASGRLGAVTNLGIGELIRKYYSKKISFLSIIPIFFVDFFTYLSEYTGIAIGSYLIGINPLIGLLIFFIIHIIIISTKNYERTERALIAISFILLISALIVAEPKLYFTNNIFYFSTSKNFLFFLAVNIGAVVTPPCMLIYQSSATAIKYSKLNISISEKVKWTNIETIIGAIVTELTIVFSEIIGTLIKNVEPTNPMQLMKSLGVIHVIFGVLLISAGFLTLIVVSLSSAWGILEALDKNNYKNVFKIYVIESIPALIILLIISNNYSVILNFALTLLSLSPIVIAFPAILIGILISNKRIMRDYAYGKIRLFIYFLTIGLIVIGGLIGFLYL, from the coding sequence TTGAGTATCAGAGACTCAGTTAAGCTTTTCGGTCCAGCGTGGATAGCGTTATTAGCAGATGCAGACGCTGCAAGTATAATAGGCGGATTATCTACCGGTGAAGAATACGGATATAAATTAATATGGTTTGTGCTCGTTTTAGCAATTCCATTATTCATAATTCAAGAAGCCTCTGGGAGATTGGGTGCTGTAACTAATTTGGGCATAGGTGAGCTTATTAGAAAATATTATTCAAAAAAGATTTCATTTTTATCTATAATTCCAATATTTTTTGTAGATTTTTTTACTTATTTAAGTGAATATACTGGAATAGCAATAGGTTCTTATCTTATTGGAATAAATCCCTTGATTGGTCTCCTAATATTTTTTATTATTCATATAATAATTATTTCTACTAAAAACTATGAAAGAACGGAAAGAGCTCTAATAGCAATTTCCTTTATTTTACTGATTTCTGCATTAATTGTAGCTGAACCAAAATTATATTTTACAAATAATATTTTTTATTTCTCAACTTCAAAAAATTTTCTCTTCTTCTTAGCGGTTAATATAGGTGCAGTTGTCACACCACCTTGCATGTTAATTTATCAAAGTTCGGCTACTGCAATTAAGTATTCTAAACTTAACATTAGCATCTCAGAAAAAGTTAAATGGACTAACATAGAAACTATTATAGGTGCAATAGTAACAGAATTAACTATAGTATTTTCCGAAATTATAGGAACTTTAATCAAGAATGTAGAGCCTACAAATCCGATGCAGCTCATGAAATCATTAGGGGTAATTCACGTAATATTTGGAGTTCTTCTAATAAGTGCAGGATTTTTAACGTTAATAGTTGTTTCCCTAAGTAGTGCTTGGGGTATTTTAGAGGCACTAGATAAGAATAATTATAAAAACGTATTTAAAATATATGTGATCGAATCTATACCGGCATTGATTATCTTATTAATTATAAGCAATAATTATTCAGTAATATTAAATTTTGCTTTAACGTTACTCTCTCTTTCCCCTATTGTTATAGCCTTTCCTGCTATACTCATTGGAATATTAATATCGAACAAAAGAATAATGCGTGATTACGCTTACGGAAAAATAAGGCTGTTTATCTACTTCTTGACAATTGGGCTAATAGTTATTGGAGGTTTAATAGGATTTTTATATCTATAA
- the dps gene encoding DNA protection during starvation protein, protein MQDKPKEEPKVVGVEVLEKSGLDVKKLIEKLVKATAAEFTTYYYYTILRMHLTGMEGEGLKEIAEDARLEDRLHFELMTQRIYELGGNLPRDIRQLADLSACSDAYLPENWKDPKEILKVLLEAEQCAIRTWKEVCDMTYGKDPRTYDLAQRILQEEIEHEAWFLELLYGRPSGHFRRSYPGEGPFSRKSRYE, encoded by the coding sequence ATGCAGGATAAACCAAAAGAGGAACCTAAGGTAGTAGGAGTAGAAGTTTTAGAAAAATCTGGACTAGATGTAAAAAAGCTAATAGAAAAGCTAGTTAAAGCAACAGCTGCAGAATTCACAACATATTATTACTACACTATACTTAGAATGCATCTTACTGGTATGGAAGGTGAAGGATTAAAAGAAATAGCTGAGGATGCTAGATTAGAGGACAGATTGCACTTTGAGTTAATGACGCAGAGAATTTATGAATTAGGAGGAAATTTGCCTAGAGATATTAGACAACTTGCCGACTTATCAGCATGTTCAGATGCTTACTTACCAGAGAATTGGAAGGATCCTAAGGAAATATTAAAAGTACTTTTAGAAGCTGAACAATGTGCTATTAGAACGTGGAAAGAGGTATGTGATATGACTTATGGAAAAGATCCAAGAACATATGATTTAGCTCAGAGAATATTACAAGAGGAAATAGAACATGAAGCGTGGTTCTTAGAATTACTATACGGTAGACCATCTGGACACTTCAGAAGAAGTTATCCAGGAGAAGGTCCATTTTCTAGAAAATCAAGATATGAATAA
- a CDS encoding Rieske (2Fe-2S) protein has translation MLIRVCKISDLIDNKPMKFSVSKFEIVLIKIRDKVFATEAYCPHKGANMEYGEVIIKGDEYRIRCHLHCYEFNLKDGKLMFKPYSRDGNWYYSNNLRIYDVKIINDDIFIDIGK, from the coding sequence ATGTTAATTAGAGTATGTAAAATATCTGATTTAATAGATAATAAACCTATGAAGTTTTCCGTATCTAAATTTGAAATAGTGTTAATAAAAATTCGTGATAAGGTTTTTGCTACTGAAGCATATTGCCCGCATAAAGGTGCTAATATGGAATACGGTGAGGTAATAATTAAAGGAGACGAATATAGAATAAGATGCCATTTGCACTGTTACGAATTTAATTTAAAGGATGGTAAGTTAATGTTTAAACCGTATAGTAGGGATGGAAATTGGTATTATTCAAACAATCTGAGAATTTACGATGTTAAGATTATTAATGATGATATATTTATAGATATTGGTAAATAA
- the crn1 gene encoding CRISPR-associated ring nuclease Crn1, which translates to MTKLIATLGTSPGGVLETFLYLIRQGVEIDEIRVITTTNPEVEKAWKIVKIMFICCVKEKYPNVIISKHPVEMDDINNEEDLIKFKNFIEKQIGEGDYVDITGGRKGMSVAAALAAKKKGAKIITSIISQDSYREINNRIRELKNIPELQDRAQCVEEIKNTYCNLISDKANTILFDI; encoded by the coding sequence ATGACTAAATTAATAGCGACTTTAGGCACATCGCCAGGCGGTGTTTTAGAAACCTTTTTATATCTCATAAGACAAGGAGTAGAAATTGACGAGATTAGAGTCATAACTACTACGAATCCTGAGGTAGAGAAAGCTTGGAAAATAGTGAAAATAATGTTCATTTGTTGCGTAAAGGAGAAGTATCCTAACGTAATAATTAGTAAACACCCAGTTGAAATGGATGATATAAATAATGAAGAGGATTTAATAAAATTTAAGAATTTTATAGAAAAACAGATAGGAGAAGGAGATTATGTAGATATAACTGGAGGGAGAAAAGGTATGAGTGTTGCAGCAGCCTTAGCTGCTAAAAAGAAGGGAGCTAAAATAATAACTTCAATAATTTCTCAAGATTCTTATAGAGAAATAAACAATAGAATTAGAGAGTTAAAGAACATTCCAGAGCTTCAAGATAGAGCGCAATGTGTTGAAGAGATAAAAAACACTTACTGTAACTTAATTTCAGATAAAGCTAATACAATTCTATTCGATATTTAG
- a CDS encoding IS6 family transposase produces METRWKVPVLTQIILILMEYINFKPRFYARSEVALALAMYLAGLSSWRAILPHSTLLYDYRKFSNVKYVVPLSGKYAVDETKVLTVRGEYYYVWVVRDVVTRGIPFFMVTSLRSGLHVLIILVKMREVEELASRYFKRVDQVVYLHDGASIYNAFNWYNVNHEKVTFEERDYAEQGFRTTKHRISSMDKHFPWNSNRFTITRWLSTFFLIYNLLYTPVYLLDKGVIINVNISNE; encoded by the coding sequence ATGGAAACCAGATGGAAAGTTCCCGTGCTCACCCAAATTATACTAATCTTAATGGAGTATATTAATTTTAAGCCTAGGTTTTATGCTAGGAGTGAGGTTGCACTTGCTTTGGCAATGTATTTGGCTGGTTTGTCCTCTTGGAGGGCTATTTTGCCCCACTCTACCTTACTCTACGATTATAGGAAGTTTAGTAATGTTAAGTATGTTGTTCCCTTGAGTGGTAAGTATGCTGTTGATGAGACTAAGGTTCTTACTGTGAGGGGTGAGTATTATTATGTTTGGGTTGTTAGGGATGTTGTGACTAGGGGGATACCTTTCTTCATGGTTACTAGTTTGAGGAGTGGTTTGCATGTTTTAATTATTCTTGTGAAGATGAGGGAAGTTGAGGAGTTGGCTAGTAGGTATTTCAAGAGGGTTGATCAAGTGGTTTACTTGCATGATGGGGCGTCAATATATAATGCTTTCAACTGGTATAATGTTAATCATGAAAAGGTGACATTTGAGGAAAGGGATTACGCAGAACAAGGATTCAGAACAACAAAACATAGGATATCATCAATGGACAAGCACTTCCCATGGAATTCAAATAGATTCACGATTACCCGTTGGCTCTCAACGTTCTTCTTAATATACAACCTACTTTACACTCCAGTGTATTTACTGGACAAGGGGGTGATAATAAATGTAAATATTTCAAATGAATGA
- a CDS encoding peroxiredoxin family protein, whose amino-acid sequence MKKQNKRNKGLKHSRIAIYSAIFIVIFAIGLYFALSKSNNVGVAVGDIAPNATFTLINGTKINLYNFHGRYVLLYFIVTWCETCAEGVHILSQIIPTLASKNITVIVLESYSDLGYQGIPLNEFIKSYANSNITFYYGYATLAMTKEYNPKGYLDIYYLISPSGKIIYKNTNFPFTYPSLLNLINNINNDPIQSNSTLNKNCC is encoded by the coding sequence ATGAAAAAGCAAAATAAAAGGAATAAGGGATTAAAGCACAGTCGTATAGCGATTTATTCAGCGATTTTTATAGTAATATTTGCAATAGGATTATATTTTGCATTATCTAAATCAAATAATGTAGGTGTAGCAGTAGGCGATATAGCCCCAAATGCCACTTTTACCCTTATTAATGGAACTAAAATTAATCTATATAATTTTCACGGTAGATATGTGCTTCTTTACTTTATAGTAACGTGGTGTGAAACTTGTGCAGAAGGTGTACATATTTTATCACAAATAATACCAACATTAGCCTCAAAAAATATTACAGTGATTGTATTAGAATCATATAGTGATCTAGGATATCAAGGTATTCCTTTAAATGAATTTATAAAATCTTATGCTAATTCTAACATAACTTTTTATTACGGTTACGCTACATTAGCTATGACGAAAGAATACAACCCTAAGGGTTATTTAGATATATATTACCTAATATCCCCTTCTGGAAAAATAATATATAAAAACACAAATTTTCCATTTACATATCCTTCTTTGTTAAATCTTATTAATAATATAAACAATGATCCAATCCAAAGCAACTCGACACTTAATAAGAATTGCTGTTAA
- a CDS encoding ABC transporter ATP-binding protein, producing MNIFSYVKNAFVFTLLSDKKYIFLATFLIVILMLGYYYLFYYFGFGYLIFNNAFIYYILAVSIILSIFIGLSLTFTIYSISKRIKVTKSVIGSIISSILPSTLCCSSILPTIIFSIAGSYTAITLGGKIEAIFSLYNLVFSMISIFLSITSFILASKNIATCDLCKFEVKRK from the coding sequence ATGAATATATTTTCATATGTTAAAAATGCGTTCGTTTTTACGTTATTAAGCGATAAGAAATACATATTTCTTGCGACTTTTCTGATCGTAATTCTTATGTTAGGTTATTATTATCTATTCTATTATTTCGGTTTTGGCTATTTAATATTCAATAATGCGTTTATATACTACATATTGGCTGTATCTATTATATTATCAATATTCATAGGACTCTCCTTAACCTTTACCATTTATTCAATTTCTAAGAGAATTAAGGTTACAAAATCTGTAATAGGTTCGATAATTTCAAGTATTTTGCCCAGTACATTATGTTGCTCCTCTATCTTGCCTACTATAATATTTAGCATAGCGGGCTCCTATACAGCTATAACCTTAGGCGGAAAAATAGAAGCAATTTTCTCGTTATATAATCTAGTATTTTCTATGATATCAATATTTTTATCGATTACTAGTTTTATTCTTGCATCAAAAAACATAGCAACTTGTGATTTATGTAAATTTGAGGTGAAGAGGAAATGA
- a CDS encoding YHS domain-containing protein — translation MAKIVARGSLICPVCKCSLQRLILLGSGKLLKISEVSRKVPLTIYNGLKYYFCCEDCRERFLKNPEYYINESKNVVVCPVCFAERDRGNAIKIEYQSLEVYTCGCPHCEEAFLNDPASFLETIEE, via the coding sequence ATGGCTAAAATAGTTGCCAGAGGATCATTAATATGCCCTGTTTGCAAATGTTCTTTGCAGAGGCTTATATTATTAGGTTCTGGAAAATTACTAAAAATATCCGAAGTCTCAAGGAAAGTTCCATTAACAATTTATAATGGCTTAAAGTATTATTTCTGTTGCGAGGATTGCAGGGAGAGATTTCTTAAAAATCCAGAATACTATATAAATGAATCTAAAAACGTTGTTGTTTGTCCAGTGTGTTTTGCGGAAAGAGATAGGGGCAATGCAATAAAGATAGAATATCAAAGCCTAGAAGTTTATACATGTGGTTGTCCTCACTGTGAAGAGGCGTTCCTAAACGATCCCGCTTCGTTTCTTGAAACCATTGAGGAGTAA
- a CDS encoding HEPN domain-containing protein gives MNFDSLASSCISQAEERLNLAKIEYERKKYNIVVRLCQESVELSLKACLRLVNIEPPKFHDVGPILKNNADKFPQWFKEKIDIFASYSRSLRKERELSMYGDEETNTPPELLYSDYDAQQSIKMAEEVLEYTRKLYEEKRTK, from the coding sequence TTGAACTTTGACTCCTTAGCCTCCTCATGTATTTCACAAGCTGAAGAGAGGCTAAACTTAGCTAAAATAGAATATGAAAGAAAGAAATATAATATTGTAGTTAGACTTTGCCAAGAATCTGTGGAACTTTCTCTTAAAGCATGCCTTAGACTTGTTAATATAGAACCACCAAAATTTCATGATGTAGGCCCTATATTAAAAAATAATGCTGATAAATTTCCACAATGGTTTAAGGAAAAAATAGACATTTTTGCGTCATACTCAAGATCTCTAAGAAAAGAAAGGGAATTGTCAATGTACGGTGATGAAGAGACGAATACTCCACCAGAATTACTCTACTCAGATTATGACGCTCAACAATCAATTAAAATGGCCGAAGAAGTGTTAGAATATACAAGAAAATTATATGAAGAAAAAAGAACGAAATAA
- a CDS encoding nucleotidyltransferase domain-containing protein: MIKEPYITLLNNMVKIMKEEFKDDLISVILYGSVARGDNRNDSDVDLLIIIKNLPKDSMLKRIRLFETKVEDKLNLDEYWKNGYYISLSPILKTPEEAEKISPLYLDMVYDAIILYDKNQFFTKILQKLKERLKELGAERVRIGKKWYWVLKKDSKFGDTIEL, encoded by the coding sequence GTGATAAAAGAGCCTTACATTACGTTGCTTAATAATATGGTTAAAATAATGAAAGAGGAATTTAAAGATGATCTTATCTCAGTTATACTTTACGGAAGTGTTGCTAGAGGAGATAATAGAAATGACAGCGATGTAGATTTATTAATAATTATAAAGAATTTGCCTAAAGATAGTATGCTTAAGAGAATTAGATTATTTGAGACTAAGGTTGAGGACAAGCTAAACTTAGATGAATACTGGAAAAATGGTTATTATATATCGCTTTCACCAATTCTTAAAACGCCAGAAGAGGCTGAGAAAATTTCTCCTCTCTATTTAGACATGGTATACGATGCGATAATACTTTATGACAAGAATCAATTCTTCACTAAAATACTACAAAAACTAAAGGAGAGACTTAAGGAATTAGGAGCTGAAAGGGTAAGAATAGGTAAGAAATGGTATTGGGTACTTAAAAAAGATTCTAAATTTGGCGATACAATTGAACTTTGA
- a CDS encoding flavin reductase family protein, translating to MRKDNFNLSVESNKFHLIFLFTMETYKGKFYRLIHPRPTIILGTICPNGRVNLMPASWNMPSSEEPPTIAVSVYRETYTYECLKYHGEATINVPGVDMLDLTYMLGSCSGRDVDKVKEFKVELIESEKIKPPGIKNSLAIYEGKVIGTLPAGECDIFLFEILNVKVKEGVADEYGLRIGDNVNLLLHGAGRVFYLVYYKKYFAKKK from the coding sequence ATGAGGAAAGATAACTTTAACCTATCAGTAGAAAGCAATAAATTCCACCTAATATTTCTTTTCACTATGGAAACATATAAAGGTAAATTCTATAGGCTGATACATCCTAGACCTACAATAATATTAGGAACTATTTGTCCTAATGGAAGAGTAAATTTAATGCCAGCTAGTTGGAATATGCCATCAAGTGAAGAGCCCCCTACTATTGCAGTATCTGTATATAGGGAGACGTATACATACGAATGTTTAAAGTATCACGGAGAAGCTACAATAAATGTCCCTGGTGTTGACATGTTGGACTTAACTTACATGTTAGGATCATGTAGCGGTAGAGATGTGGATAAGGTTAAGGAGTTTAAGGTAGAGTTAATAGAGAGCGAGAAAATCAAACCACCAGGAATTAAGAATTCTTTAGCAATATATGAGGGAAAGGTAATAGGCACGCTACCAGCTGGAGAGTGCGATATCTTTCTTTTCGAGATATTAAACGTTAAGGTCAAAGAGGGAGTTGCTGACGAGTACGGTCTAAGAATAGGGGATAACGTAAATCTATTACTTCATGGAGCTGGTAGAGTATTTTACTTAGTATATTATAAGAAGTATTTCGCTAAGAAGAAATGA
- a CDS encoding glycogen/starch/alpha-glucan phosphorylase: protein MIISITPEIALDEFPVFAGGLGILEGDKFYEMAKMNREYIVLTLLYKDGYVEYDENLNPKPQNNIKEHMKVLLIPEEELEFQMGSLGNVVIRPYSLRKGKAKVVFFSAESPERVVKATEGLYIEDSPDDFAIKYCTLAKASYIYITQRVEDIERIDLQESLASLVSLLLPKELLAKTRLIIHTPGPWGHPYIESRYIRDFLGVNLEGNNMITKLSGDRVSKILTVSKKHYDITLRVFPEYKDKLGYATNAVNLDRWSYPGMEDVKDEESLIKLHQKAKRELIALLKMHKRVREDSMIISWTRRITLYKRPYFVERLINEVEDKDLLFVIGGKAHPKDGIGLDHMRRFKELTESRDNVIFLKNYDIVRAKLVLSGSDLLLFTPFSGWEASGTSFMKAGINGIPTVASRDGSTIEMIRHGENGWLFGRDLREFINIFTETEKVSKIDEDDFKEFKDVFLNAVKLYFDERDKYGEIMFNAFKSFREMANIKRLIHDLYDKV from the coding sequence ATGATAATAAGTATAACACCGGAAATAGCCCTTGACGAATTCCCCGTTTTCGCTGGAGGCTTAGGAATATTAGAGGGTGATAAGTTCTATGAAATGGCTAAGATGAACAGAGAGTACATAGTACTTACATTATTGTATAAAGATGGTTATGTAGAATATGACGAAAACCTAAACCCAAAACCCCAAAATAACATAAAGGAACATATGAAGGTATTATTGATACCAGAAGAGGAATTAGAGTTTCAGATGGGAAGCTTAGGAAATGTCGTAATTAGACCGTATTCTTTAAGAAAAGGTAAGGCTAAAGTTGTCTTCTTTTCTGCAGAGAGTCCAGAGAGGGTGGTTAAGGCTACTGAAGGATTATATATAGAAGATAGTCCTGATGATTTCGCAATAAAATATTGTACTCTAGCTAAAGCTTCATATATCTATATAACCCAGAGAGTTGAAGATATTGAGAGGATAGATCTTCAGGAATCTTTAGCCTCTTTAGTATCTCTCTTATTACCTAAAGAACTCCTAGCTAAAACTAGGCTCATAATACATACTCCAGGTCCTTGGGGTCATCCGTATATAGAATCGCGTTATATAAGAGACTTCTTAGGAGTTAATTTAGAGGGGAACAATATGATAACTAAACTTTCTGGAGATAGAGTATCGAAAATATTAACAGTTTCAAAGAAACATTACGATATAACCTTAAGGGTTTTCCCAGAGTATAAGGATAAATTAGGATATGCTACTAACGCAGTTAACTTAGATAGATGGTCATATCCAGGAATGGAGGACGTTAAAGATGAAGAGTCTTTAATTAAACTTCATCAAAAAGCTAAGAGAGAACTTATAGCCCTATTGAAAATGCATAAAAGGGTTAGAGAGGATTCAATGATAATATCTTGGACTAGAAGGATTACATTATATAAAAGGCCCTATTTTGTTGAAAGATTAATAAATGAGGTTGAAGATAAGGATCTGTTATTCGTAATAGGAGGGAAGGCACATCCTAAAGACGGAATAGGATTAGATCACATGAGGAGGTTTAAGGAATTAACGGAAAGCAGGGATAATGTGATATTTCTTAAAAACTATGATATAGTTAGAGCTAAGTTAGTCCTTAGTGGTTCCGATTTATTACTCTTCACCCCCTTTTCTGGATGGGAAGCTTCTGGCACGAGCTTCATGAAAGCTGGAATAAATGGCATACCTACTGTTGCGTCAAGAGATGGGAGTACAATAGAGATGATAAGACATGGAGAGAACGGATGGCTTTTTGGGAGAGATTTAAGGGAATTCATAAACATATTTACTGAGACGGAAAAAGTAAGCAAAATAGATGAGGACGATTTTAAGGAATTTAAAGATGTATTCTTAAACGCCGTGAAGTTATACTTTGATGAAAGGGATAAGTACGGGGAGATTATGTTTAATGCCTTTAAGAGCTTTAGGGAGATGGCGAATATTAAGAGATTAATTCACGACCTTTACGACAAAGTATGA
- a CDS encoding 3-methyl-2-oxobutanoate dehydrogenase subunit beta — translation MSEIPEYIKNKRVIREQHFYRGNAACPGCPIPKELDLLLEVMGKKTVLVVPASCTTVIMGDERGSPSPVPVVHSPFAGAAAIASGLWRQLRMRGDTDAQVVVWAGDGATGDIGFSALSGAAERNENILYVCYDNEAFMNTGIQRSALTPYGAWTTTTPAGKREFKKPLPFIMMEHKIPYVATASIAYPFDYQEKVKKAKGIQGFRYIHLLSPCPPGWRFDSKYTIEVAKLAVETGVWPLFEVINGEFRLTSVSKTLLEKRKPVIEYLKLQGRFAKLSEEDIKVIQEAVDEMWEYIKQLVKK, via the coding sequence ATGAGTGAAATACCAGAATATATAAAGAATAAGAGAGTAATAAGGGAACAGCACTTTTATAGAGGAAACGCGGCATGTCCAGGGTGCCCAATACCTAAGGAATTAGACTTACTTTTAGAGGTAATGGGTAAGAAGACTGTTTTAGTAGTTCCAGCTTCGTGTACTACGGTAATAATGGGCGATGAGAGAGGCTCTCCTTCTCCAGTACCAGTAGTTCATAGTCCATTTGCCGGAGCTGCCGCAATAGCCTCTGGATTATGGAGGCAATTGAGAATGAGAGGAGATACTGACGCTCAAGTAGTAGTATGGGCTGGAGATGGAGCTACTGGAGATATAGGATTTTCCGCATTAAGCGGTGCTGCTGAAAGGAATGAAAATATACTCTACGTTTGCTACGATAATGAGGCTTTTATGAATACTGGGATTCAGAGATCTGCTTTGACTCCTTATGGTGCTTGGACTACTACTACCCCTGCTGGGAAGAGAGAGTTTAAGAAACCGTTACCTTTCATAATGATGGAACATAAAATACCTTATGTAGCTACTGCATCAATCGCGTATCCTTTTGATTATCAAGAAAAGGTTAAGAAAGCTAAGGGAATTCAAGGGTTTAGATACATACATTTGTTATCGCCATGCCCGCCTGGATGGAGATTCGATAGTAAGTATACAATAGAAGTAGCTAAATTAGCAGTGGAGACTGGAGTTTGGCCCTTATTTGAGGTAATTAATGGTGAATTTAGGTTAACTAGCGTAAGTAAGACTTTATTAGAGAAGAGGAAGCCCGTAATTGAATATTTGAAATTACAAGGTAGATTTGCTAAGTTAAGTGAGGAAGATATTAAGGTAATTCAAGAAGCTGTTGATGAAATGTGGGAATACATTAAACAATTAGTTAAAAAATAA